A window of Streptomyces sp. NBC_01241 genomic DNA:
CGCTCGTACCAGGACCGCCAGGTGGCCACCGGGAGGTTCTCGCCGGCCGAGACACAGCGCCGCAGCGCGGTCAGATCGTGCTCGTCGACGCGGTCGAGCATCACGCGGTACGCGGTCGGCGCCGTGAACAGCACCGACACCCGGTGGGCGGCGAGCGCGGGCAACAGCTGCACCGGGCCGGCCTGTTCGAGCAGCAGGGAACTGGCACCGGCCCGCAGTGGGAAGACCACCAGACCGCCGAGCCCGAAGGTGAAGCCGAGCGGCGGACTGCCCGCGAACACGTCGTCGGGCGTCGGGCGCAGGACATGGCGCGAGAACGTGTCGGCGATGGCGAGCACGTCCCGGTGGAAGTGCATACAGCCCTTCGGCCGCCCGGTCGTGCCCGAGGTGAACGCGATCAGCGCGACATCGTCCGCCGCCGTGTCCACCGGCAGGTACGGCCCCCGCTCGGCCTCGGCCAGCCGCAGCAGATCGTCCGGGGCGTCACCCCCGTACGCCGTGATCCGTAGTCCCGGCACCTGAGCCTTCACCAGATCGTCGATCGCCCGGATGTCGCACAGTGCGTGGCTCACCCGGGCGATCGAGCAGATGGTGGCGAGCTCGGCGGACCGCTGCTGGGCCAGCACCGTGACGGCGATCGCGCCCGCCTTCAGCACCGCGAGCCAGCAGGCGGCCAGCTGGGGCGTGGTGGGGCCGCGCAGCAGCACGCGGTTGCCGGGGACGACCCCCAGATCCGACGTGAGGACATGGGCGATCCGGTCCACCCGGTCCCGCAGTTCCCCGTAGCTCCACACTCCGCCGTCCGGGGTACGGAAGGCGGGGCGGTCGGGGCCGAAGCGCTCGGCCGTACGGTCCAGGAGCTCCGCCGCGCAGTTGAGGCGGGCCGGGTAGTTCAGTTCGGGCAGGTCGAAGAGCAGTTCCGGCCACTGGTCCGGAGGTGGCAGGTGCTCCCTGGCGAAGCTGTCGAGGTGCGCTGAGGTCTTCGGGTCCATGACGGATCGCCCCCTTGTCGCCTCCGGAGCGTATCGTTTGGGTGACGGTAGTCAACGGTCCGCGATAAGACGAGAAAAACGAGATGCGCCCCCGGGTGCCTCGGACACCGACAAGAGAGGCGCCGGTATGACGGCATTCTCGCTCGATCCGGCACAAACCGCCTGGTGCGAGGAACTGAGAGTCCTTGCCGAGCAGCAATTGCGCCCCCTCGCCGAAAAGGGCGACCCGGGCCACGTCAACCGCCCCCTGATCACCGCACTCGGCGAGTCGGGTCTCCTCGACCGGCTGCTGAACTCCGGCGCCCTCGACCTCTGCCTGCTCCGCGAGTCCCTGGCCCGCGGCTGCACGGAGGCCGAGACCGCACTGGCCCTCCAGGGCCTCGGCACCCACCCCGTGCTCCGGGCGGGAACCCCGGCTCTCCGCGAGCGCTGGCTCCCCGAAGTGCGCGCCGGCCGCGCCGTCGCCGCCTTCGCACTCAGCGAACCGGGCGCGGGCTCCGACGCGGCGGCCCTCGCCCTGAACGCCGAACGCGCCCCCGACGGCTGGCGCCTGACCGGCGAGAAGTGCTGGATCTCCAACGCACCCGAGGCCGACTTCTACACCGTCTTCGCGCGTACGACCCAGGGCGCCGGATCCCGTGGCGTCACCGCGTTCCTGGTCCCCGCCGACCGCCCCGGACTGACCGGCACCGCCCTCGACATGCTCTCGCCGCACCCCATCGGAACCCTGGTCTTCGACGGTGTCCCGGTCACCGCCGACGATGTGCTCGGCGAACCGGACCGCGGCTTCCGGGTCGCCATGGACACCCTCAACCTGTTCCGCCCCAGCGTCGGCGCGTTCGCCGTCGGCATGGCCCGCGCCGCCCTCGACGCCACGGTGACGCACACCGCCGGACGCACCGCCTTCGGCGGCCCGCTGAAGGACCTTCAGGCCGTCTCCCACCAGGTCGCCGAGATGGCCACCCGTACCGAAGCCGCCCGGCTGCTGGTGTACGCGGCCGCTGCCGCGTACGACGCGGGCGAGCCCGGCGTACCGCGCCGCGCGGCCATGGCGAAGCTGTACGCCACCGAGACCGCGCAGTACGTCGTCGACACCGCCGTCCAACTGCACGGCGCCCGCGCCCTGCGCCGCGGCCACCTCCTCGAACACCTGTACAGAGAGGTCCGCGCCCCACGGATCTACGAGGGCGCCAGCGAGGTCCAGCGCACGATCATCGCCAAGGAGCTGTACGCGAACCGGGAGGCGTCCGCATGAGTCCGCTCCACCGGATCAACCCCGCCGAGCTGTCGCCGCCCACCGGCTTCTCGCACGCCGTCACCGCCATCGGCGGTCAACTGGTCTTCCTGGCCGGGCAGACCGCCCTCGACCAGGACGGCAAGGTCGTCGGCGCGGGCCTGCCCGAGCAGTTCGCGACGGCGCTCACCAACTTGCTCACCGCGCTGCGTGCGGCGGGCGGCGCCCCGGCGGACCTGGCCCGGGTCACCGTGTACGCCACCGATGTGGCCGACTACCGCACCCATGCCGGGGAACTGGGCCGGATCTGGCGGCAGTTGGCGGGCCGCGACTATCCGGCCATGGCGGTCATCGGGGTGGCGAGGCTCTGGGACGAGCAGGCACTGGTCGAGATCGACGGGGTGGCGGTGCTGCCGTGAACGCGCCGGGCGGGCCGGGCACCGCGTGCCCGGCCCGCCCGGCGACGCGCGGATCGGCGCGGATCAGTACGGCTTCACCAGCACATGCGCCGCGCCCGGAATGCCGATCTTCAGCAGCTCGTCCTCCTCGGGCGTGGTCTCGCTGCCGGTCTCCTGCTTGAGCACCGCACGCGACATGGCCTGCACCCACATGGCCCGGGGGCGGCGGCGCGCCTCCCACGCTTCGAGGGCCGCTGCCACATCGGCCTCGGTGTCCAGCGACTCGGCGAGCACCAGCGCGTCCTCGACGGCCATCGCCGCACCCTGCGCGATGTGCGGGGTGGAGGCGTGCGCGGCGTCACCCGCCAGCACCACCCGGCCGACGTGCCACGGCTCGTCGACCGTCACCTGGGAGATCCGCGAGTACACCACCGCGGCCGGGTCGGTGACGGTGGCGAGCGCCTCGGCGACCGGCCCGGAGAACATCGCCAGCCGCTCCGTGAGCTGCTCGTGGGCCCGCTCCGGGTCCGGCCGGAAGTCCTCGGACTCGGCGAACACCGCTCCCAGGTACATCAGTTCCTCGGTGATCGGGGTGAGCAGCGCCTTCGCGGCCCGGCCCGCGGTGCCCATCACCACACCCCGCACCCGGGGCCGGCGGTCCACTGTCACCCGCCAGTTGGCGAACCCGGTGTACTCGGGGACGTAACGGTCCCCGTACAGCCGGGTGCGCAGCGGCGAACCGATGCCGTCGAAGCCGACCACCAGGTCCCAGCGCCCGGTGGAGCCGTCGGAGAGGGTGACGTCCACGCCGGAGCCGTCGTCGGCCAGCTCCGTGATGGTGGTGCCGAAGCGGATCACGGCCCCGGCGGCCACGGCGGCGGCGTTCAGTATCTGAGCGAGGGCGGGGCGCGGGATACCGTTGTTCGAGGGGACGTCGTCCATCCTCGGCTGCGGAATCTCGGCGAGCGTGTTGCCGGCCGGGTCGGCGATGGTCAGGATCTCCCACTCGAAGCCTGCCTTGAGGCAGTCGTCGAGCACCCCGATCTCCCGCATGACGTGGAGGGCGTTGGACGGCTGGATGATGCCGACGCCGAGCGCTTCCAGCTCGTCGCGGAGCTCGGCGACCTCGACGGTGTGGCCGCGCCGGGCCAGCGCGGTGGCGAGGGTGAGCCCGCCGATGCCGCCGCCGTGAACCAGGACGCGCAGGGGTGATGCCATCTCAGATCTCTCCAGAGCGAGAAAGGTGCAGAAGGTACGGGGAGTGAGGGGAGCGCACGGTCAGCCGGCCACGACGGGCACGCCCATCAGGTGGTCCACCAGGGCCAGCAGCACGTCCCGGCCGAACGGCCGCTCGCGCACGTCGCCGATCAGCATCGGGACGTGCGGATCGAGGTCGAGAGCTGCTCTGATCTCGTCCGGTGTACGGGTGTTGTGACCGTGGAAGCAGTTGATCGCGACCACGAACGGGATGTCCCGGCTCTCGTAGAAGTCGATCGACGCGAAACTGGTCTCCAGCCTGCGGGTGTCGGCGATCACTACACCGCCGAGCGCCCCGTTGACCAGGTCGTTCCACATGAACCAGAAGCGTTCCTGGCCGGGGGTGCCGAAGAGGTAGACCACCACCTCGGAACTGACCGTGATCCGCCCGAAGTCCAGGGCCACGGTGGTCGTGTCCTTCCCGCCGACCCCGGCCAGGTCGTCGACACCGATGCTGGCCTTGGTCAGGTACTCCTCGGTGCGCAGCGGGGCGACTTCGCTGACTGCTCCCACCAGGGTGGTCTTGCCGACGCCGAAACCGCCGGCGACGAGGATCTTGACGGCGGCGGGGGCCGCCTGACTGCTTGTCATGTTGGTTCAGAGTCTCCGGAGTCCGTCACGAACGGTGGCCAGCAGGTCCATCCGGGCCCCGCCGGCCGCCCGCGCCACCGAGAGCGGGGCACGGGCCAGCAGGAGGCCCTGGGCGACGAGGTCGGCCAGCAGGATCTTGGTCACCGACACCGGGAGGCCGAGGCCGGACGCGACCTCGGCGACCGCGGACGGGCGGCGGCAGTGCGCGAGGATCAGCCGGTGCTCCGGCTGGAGCCTTCCCGGCAGGATCGGCGCACCGTGCTCGTCCCGCGGGTCCTGCGCGGTCGTCAGCACCGTGATGAGGGTCAAGTCGTCCCGCTCGGGAGCGGTCCGGCCCCGGGTGATGGTGTACGGGCGCACCATCGAGCCCGCCCCGTCCTCCTCGGCCTCCTCCTCCCAGTGCGGGGTCACGCGCGCTGCCCGTTCCCGGATCCGAAGGCGTCGAACTCACCGCGGGCCGGGGTGCCGAGCTTCTGGCCGACCTGCTGGACGAGGTTGTGCATGGCGAGTGACATGATCTCGGCGTCCACCTCCTGGGAGGCGATCACGGCCAGGTGGGTGCCCTGGGCGGCCGAGATGATGAAGAGCCAGAGGTCGGCGAGTTCGACGATCACCTGGTGGACGCCGCCGCCGTCGAAGAGCTGCCCGACGCCGCGGGCCAGGCTCTGCTGACCGGTGCAGATGGCGGCCAGCCGCTCGGCGTCGGCACGGTCGATGGTGCGCGAGTGGCTCACCACCAGACCGTCGTCGGAGAGCAGCACGGCGTTCCGGGTCTCGGCCACCGAGTCCACCAGACCGTCGAGCAGCCAGTCGAGATCCTGGTGAGTGGCGGTTGTGCGTGTCATGACCGTTCTTCTCTCGTGGGGAGGGGGGTTGCGGGTGGAGCGGGCTGCGTCGTCGTCCCGTCGATCGCGCGGGCCGCGCGGGAGCGGCGCTGGAACGCTCCGATCGCCGCTCCGGCCCGGCGGGGGGCCGGTCGCGGCTGTGAGTTCTCGGACGGGCCCGGCGGCGTGGCCGCGGCGGGCCGGGCGGCCGGGGCGATCCGCAGCTCGTCCGCCAGGCTGGCCTGTCGTACCCGGCGCGGCAGCGGTGGCTCCGCACCGGGCGCGGGAAGGGCGGGCCGCCCGGACCCGCTCTCCGGGCGCAGGGCGTCCGGCTCCGGCGGCGCCGGATGGTCGGGCACGGACACCGGCAGCTGCGCGGGGCGGGCGACGTCCGGCCCGGACTGCCGGGGCCCGGGGATCGGGAGGCGGGGACGGTCCGTCCCGGCGCCCGAGGGGTACGGAGCGGCGTACGGCTGCTGGGGAGCCGGGTACGGCTCCTCGGGCATCGCGTACGTCTCCTGCGGCATCGGGTACGGCGGCTGGTCCACGGGGTACTGGCCGGCCGCCGTCATGTACGGCTGTTCGGCCGCGTTGTACGGGGTCTCGTGTGCCGTGCGGGACGCGGTGGGCGAAGCAGGTGCGGGCGATGCGTTGTACGGGTCGGTGGGCGCCCCGTACGGCTCGTCCTGCGCCGGGACCGGGTTCTCCGGCGCCGCGTACGGCTGCTCCGGGGTGGCGTAGGGCGCGCCCGCCGCGTTCAGCGCGGTGACTCCGGCCAGTGCCTGACCCTGGACGCGGGTCGGCAGCGCGTCACCCGGTGCTTGGGCCGCCGCGGGGGCGGCGGGTGCGGGAGCGGAGGAGGGCACGCCGACCGGGCCGGACTGCGGCTCGGAGACGGTGAGCTCGTCGGGGACGAGCACGACCACCCGCGTACCGCCGTACGGCGAGGAACGGAACTCCACCCGCAGACCGTGCTGGTCCGCGAGCCGTGCGATCACGTACAGACCGAGCCGGATGTCGTCGGAGTGGGCGAGCACGTCCATCCGGGGCGGCCGGACCATCAGCTCGTTGGCCGCGGCCAGCTGGTCCTCCTCCATCCCCAGGCCCCGGTCCTCGACCTCGATGGCCAGACCGCGGCTCACCTTGGCGGCTCTGACCTCGACCGGGGAGGGCGGCCGGGAGAAGCTGAGCGCGTTCTCCATGAGCTCGGCCAGCACGTGCGAGACCGGTCCGACGGCCCGCTCCGACAGCCAGGGGCTGCCGTCCAGGTCCAGCACCACACGCTGGTAGTCCTGCACCTCGCCCTGGGCGGAACGCATCACGTCCAGCAGCGGAACCGGCTTGCGCCAGCGCCGGTGCGGGGAGCCGCCCGCGAGGATCACCAGGTTCTCCTCGTACCGCCGCAGCCGGGCGGTGAGGTGGTCGAGGTCGAAGAGGCCGTCCAGCACCTCGGGGTCCTCGTGCTTGCGCTCCAGCTCGTCCAGCTTCTTCAGCTGCTGGCCGATCAACTGCTGGGTGCGGCGCGCGATGCGCTGGAGCAGCCGCTCGAATCCGCGGTGCTGATCGGCCTGTTTGACGGCCGCGGCCAGCGCACTGGTGCGTGCCAGGTTGAGCGCGTCGCCGAGCTGGGTCAGCTCGTCGCCCTTGTCGCCCTTGTCATCGCGCTCGATGGCGCGGGCCTCGGCCTCGACATCGATGCGCTCGCCCTTGCCCAGCCGCTCGACGACGTCGGGCAGCGCCTTTTCCAGCTCCTCGGCCCGCTCCTGCAGCCTGCCGATGCGGCGGCGGAGGTTACGGGTGAGGCGCCAGGTGGTCCAGATGACCGCGATCACGGCCACCAGACCGACCACCGTGGTCAGCACCATCTTGAACAGCAGTGACATCACACTGCCCTTGCCCTCCTCGACCACGAGGGCGGTGCGGTGTTCCAGCAGCTTCTCGATCCGCGGAGAGAGCTCGTCCATCGCGGCGCGCCAGGTCTTCTCCTCGGCGCCGACCTCGACGAACCCGGCGGCGTCGGCACCGGCCGGCCGCAGCACCTCGTTCTCCACCCGCGTCTTGGTCTGCCAGGCCGGACTGCGGGTGATCTCCTCCCACATGGCCTTCTCGTCCGACGGCAGATAGGGGACGACCTTGGTGGAGTACTGGAGCGACTGGCCGGACACGGCCTCCCGGACCTGTCGCAGGTCCTCGCTGCTCAGCTTCCCCTCGGACCAGCCGCGTGCCAGCAGCGCGTCCGAACGGGAGATCATCTCCTTGGTCCAGAACAGGTCGACGAGCGGCTGCGAGAGCGTGGTGATCCGGCCGTTGTCGACATGGCTGAGCGCGGTGAAGAGTTCGAGGTCGACCGCGATCAGGTCCGTGTAGTAGCCGTACACGACTTTCTGCTGATCGTTGCCGCCCTCGTCCACGAGGGTGCGCTGGGCGGGCAGTCGGTTGATCGCCTCACGGGCCGTGGCGACCGCGGCGCGGACCTCGGCGGGGGCGTCGCCGGTCGCCACGTCGGAGAGCGACTGAAAGCTTTTGATCGCCTCGTCGGTCTTCTTGCGCTGCTGCTCCAGCGCATCGGTCGAGCCCTTGTGCCGGGCGAGCGCCTCGGCGCTGAGCCGGCGCTCCTCCTGCAGGTTGTAATAGACGATGTTGGACGGCTGGCCCGCCTTCTGGGCCAACTGCCCCTGGGCTGCCTGGCGTTGGAAGTCCAGCAGCATCTGGCCGCTGGTGACGGCCCAGAGGGCGGCCAGGGCTACGCCGGGGACGATGGCCAGTACGAGCAGGGCCGTCCGCAACGACATGGTGGCCGATTGGGTCCGCCGTGAGGCGCGCGTGCGCAGGGCGTGCTCCTTGACGATGATGCCAGCCTCACGACTGGTCAAATCCGTTGAGAACTCCGACAGATCGATATTAGTCACACTGCAAAAAAGAAAAGAAAGCGGGCTCACAAGTGCATCACTGATCACACACAACTCCGCCACGGCGGTCCGGAGCGCCTGATCGGGACCGGTCCGGGCCGGTTCGAGCAGCGGGCCGTTGATCACGGGAGACGCTGGGGGGTCCGTACGGAGTCATGAACCAACCGGAAAGGTCACCGGTGGCCACCGATCAGCCCCCGCGCCCCGCGGACCCGGGTGATGCTGTGCGGCTGCGGACGCACCGGAAACACGCCGTACTGCGATCACGGCGGGCTCTGCGGCGAACACGGGTGAACGGCGGCGCGGGTCTGCGGCGAGCGCAAGTGAACGCAGCACGCCGGGCGGAGCGCGGCGCGCCGTACGGGTGAAGCGCGATCAGGGATATATCTGTATTTAGTGCCCTTTGCCTGTAATGCCTCATCCGGGCCCCGGACCCCCGCTCCCCGCGGGCACAGGACGCCCCTCGGGGCCGTATGACCGCGCTCATCGTCTGCCACTTCGTCCTGGCCGCCTGCGCGCGACCGCTGGTACGAGCGCTGGGCACGCGCGCCTTCGTCGTGCTGGCGCTGCCACCGGCCGCCGCCACCGTGTGGGCGGCCACGCAGTGGAACACCGCCGCCTCCGGCGGCTCGGTCACCTGGTCGTGGCGGTGGATGCCGGCGTACGACGTCACCGTCGATCTGAGGCTCGACGCGCTCGCTGAGCTCATGGTGCTGCTCGCGGCCGGAATCGGCACGCTCGTCCTGCTCTACTGCGCCTCGTACTTCACCGACGGAACCCCACAACTGGCCGGCTTCGCCGGGAACCTCCTTGCGTTCGCGGGTGCCATGCTCGCCCTGGTCCTCGCCGACGACCTGATCTCGCTCTATGTGTTCTGGGAGCTGACCACGGTCTTCTCGTACCTGCTGATCGGGTACGACAGCGAGCAGAAACACAGCCGTCGCTGCGCGCTCCAGGCGCTCACCGTGACCACACTCGGTGGCCTCGCGATGTTCGTCGGCTTCCTGATGATCGGTCAGTCGGCGGGCACGTACCGGATCTCCGCCATCCTCGCCGACCCGCCCCCGACGAGCCTCGCCGTCTCGGTCGCCGTGGTGCTGATCCTGTGCGGGGCGCTGTCGAAGTCGGCGATCTGGCCGTTCAGTCTCTGGCTGCCGAACGCCATGGCCGCACCCACCCCCGTCAGCGCCTATCTGCACGCCGCCGCGATGGTGAAGGCCGGTGTCTACCTGGTTGCCCGGCTCGCCCCCGGTTTCGCCGACGTGCCGGTCTGGCGGCCCGTCGTGATCGTCCTCGGGGCCGCGACCATGCTGCTCGGCGGCTGGCGGGCGCTGCGCCTGAACGACCTGAAGCTCGTCCTCGCCTACGGCACCGTCAGCCAGCTCGGCTTCCTCACCCTGCTCGCCGGGGTCGGCAACCGGGACACGGCGCTGGCCGCCGCCGTCATGATCCTGGGCCACGCCCTGTTCAAGGCGCCGCTGTTCCTCGTCACCGGCATCGTCGACCACGCGGCCGGCACCCGTGACCTGCGCAGACTCTCCGGCGTCGGACGGACGCTGCCGCACGTCTGCGCGGTCGCGATGCTCGCTGCCGCGTCCATGGCGGCCCTGCCCCCGCTGCTCGGCTTCGCCGCGAAGGAGGCCGCGTTCGAGGCGCTGCTGCACGGTGACACCGCCGACCGCTGGGCACTGGGCGTCACGGTGGCGGGCTCGGCGCTGACCGTCGCGTACACCGTGCGGTTCGTCTGGGGCGCCTTCGCCCGTAAGCCCGGGGTCGAGGACACCCCGGTACACCAGGTCGGCCCGTGGTTCCTCGCGCCGCCCGCCGTGCTCGCGGTCTGCGGGCTGGTGCTCGGACCCGGCGTCGGCTGGACGGACCGGCTGCTCGGCGCGTACGCGGACGCGTTCCCCCCGTCCGCGCATCCCTACCACCTCGCGCTCTGGCACGGATTCGGGACCGCCCTGCTGCTCTCGGCCGCCGCTCTGGCGGGCGGCGTGCTGCTCTTCGCCGCCCGCACCACCGTCACCCGGCTGTCCCGCCGGATCGCCTGGCCCACCGCCGACAGCGTCTTCGGACATCTGCTGCTCGGCCTGGACCGGCTCTCCCTCCAGCTCACCGGCTTCGTCCAGCGCGGCTCGCTCTCCATGTACCTCGCCACCACCCTGCTCGTGATGCTGGCCGGCCAGCTCACCGTCCTCGGCGTGGACAGACCCTGGCACGGGGCGGCCGCCCCGAAGATCTGGGACTTTCCGCTGCAGGGCGCCGTCGCCGTGCTGACCTGCGCGGCCGCCCTGCTCTGTCTCACCGTCAGCCGGCGGATGAAGGCCGTGGTCCTGGCCGGGCTGACCGGATACGGCGCCGCACTGCTCTTCGTCGTCCAGGGCGGCCCGGACCTGGCGCTCACCCAGTTCTGCGTCGAGACCGTGTCGATGATCGTGTTCGTGCTGGTGCTGCGGCGGATGCCGGTGCACTTCCAGGAGTCGGTCGGCAGCTGGCGGCGTGCCGTACGCATTCCGGTCGCGCTGGCCGCGGCGGCGACGCTCGGCGTGGTGGTGTGGGTCGCGGCGGCCGCGCGTACGGCGAAACCGGCGGGCGCGGCCATGGTGGAGGAGACCGCCCACCACGGGCTCAAGGACGTCGTGGCCACCATCCTGGTGGACCTGCGCGCCTGGGACACCATGGGGGAGTCCGCCGTGCTCGCCGCGGCGGCGATCGGTGTGACGAGCCTGATCTATCTGCACCGCCACGCCGAGGGCCCGTCGCTGCGGGAAGAGGCGCGGGGACGTACCGCCTGGTCACTGACGGCCCCCGAGATGACGGGGCTTCCGCACGGAGACGAAGGGGCACCGGAGCGCGGCTGGCTCGCGGCCGGGTCCACACTCGCCCCCGAGCACCGCTCGATCGTCTTCGAGGTCGTGGCCCGGCTGCTGTTCCACCCGGTCCTGGTGCTCTCGCTGTACCTGCTGTTCTGCGCCGAGAACATGCCGGGCGGCGGCTTCGTCGGCGGGCTCGTCGGCGGGCTCGCCCTGATCACCCGTTACCTGGCGGGCGGCCGCTTCGAACTCGCCGAGGCCGCACCCCTGCAACCCGGACTCTTCACCGGCCTGGGGCTGTTCATCTCCACGAGTGTCGCCCTGCTCGGCCTCACCGAGGGAACGGTCCTGGACGCCTGGACCCACCACGGCCGGCTGC
This region includes:
- a CDS encoding AMP-binding protein, producing the protein MDPKTSAHLDSFAREHLPPPDQWPELLFDLPELNYPARLNCAAELLDRTAERFGPDRPAFRTPDGGVWSYGELRDRVDRIAHVLTSDLGVVPGNRVLLRGPTTPQLAACWLAVLKAGAIAVTVLAQQRSAELATICSIARVSHALCDIRAIDDLVKAQVPGLRITAYGGDAPDDLLRLAEAERGPYLPVDTAADDVALIAFTSGTTGRPKGCMHFHRDVLAIADTFSRHVLRPTPDDVFAGSPPLGFTFGLGGLVVFPLRAGASSLLLEQAGPVQLLPALAAHRVSVLFTAPTAYRVMLDRVDEHDLTALRRCVSAGENLPVATWRSWYERTGLRIINGIGATELLHIFISAADDAIRPGTTGVPVPGWQARVVDGEGRQMPDGEPGLLAVRGPIGCRYLADERQRDYVAHGWNITGDTYVRDPDGYFRYVARADDMIISSGYNIAGPEVEDAVLRHPAVAEAAVVGRPDELRGRIVVAYVVLREGAELSADELRTYMKGELAPHKCPRVVEFLPALPRTATGKLQRFRLRDQ
- a CDS encoding acyl-CoA dehydrogenase family protein, producing MTAFSLDPAQTAWCEELRVLAEQQLRPLAEKGDPGHVNRPLITALGESGLLDRLLNSGALDLCLLRESLARGCTEAETALALQGLGTHPVLRAGTPALRERWLPEVRAGRAVAAFALSEPGAGSDAAALALNAERAPDGWRLTGEKCWISNAPEADFYTVFARTTQGAGSRGVTAFLVPADRPGLTGTALDMLSPHPIGTLVFDGVPVTADDVLGEPDRGFRVAMDTLNLFRPSVGAFAVGMARAALDATVTHTAGRTAFGGPLKDLQAVSHQVAEMATRTEAARLLVYAAAAAYDAGEPGVPRRAAMAKLYATETAQYVVDTAVQLHGARALRRGHLLEHLYREVRAPRIYEGASEVQRTIIAKELYANREASA
- a CDS encoding RidA family protein, producing the protein MSPLHRINPAELSPPTGFSHAVTAIGGQLVFLAGQTALDQDGKVVGAGLPEQFATALTNLLTALRAAGGAPADLARVTVYATDVADYRTHAGELGRIWRQLAGRDYPAMAVIGVARLWDEQALVEIDGVAVLP
- a CDS encoding FAD-dependent monooxygenase, whose product is MASPLRVLVHGGGIGGLTLATALARRGHTVEVAELRDELEALGVGIIQPSNALHVMREIGVLDDCLKAGFEWEILTIADPAGNTLAEIPQPRMDDVPSNNGIPRPALAQILNAAAVAAGAVIRFGTTITELADDGSGVDVTLSDGSTGRWDLVVGFDGIGSPLRTRLYGDRYVPEYTGFANWRVTVDRRPRVRGVVMGTAGRAAKALLTPITEELMYLGAVFAESEDFRPDPERAHEQLTERLAMFSGPVAEALATVTDPAAVVYSRISQVTVDEPWHVGRVVLAGDAAHASTPHIAQGAAMAVEDALVLAESLDTEADVAAALEAWEARRRPRAMWVQAMSRAVLKQETGSETTPEEDELLKIGIPGAAHVLVKPY
- a CDS encoding GTP-binding protein, which gives rise to MTSSQAAPAAVKILVAGGFGVGKTTLVGAVSEVAPLRTEEYLTKASIGVDDLAGVGGKDTTTVALDFGRITVSSEVVVYLFGTPGQERFWFMWNDLVNGALGGVVIADTRRLETSFASIDFYESRDIPFVVAINCFHGHNTRTPDEIRAALDLDPHVPMLIGDVRERPFGRDVLLALVDHLMGVPVVAG
- a CDS encoding DUF742 domain-containing protein, whose amino-acid sequence is MVRPYTITRGRTAPERDDLTLITVLTTAQDPRDEHGAPILPGRLQPEHRLILAHCRRPSAVAEVASGLGLPVSVTKILLADLVAQGLLLARAPLSVARAAGGARMDLLATVRDGLRRL
- a CDS encoding roadblock/LC7 domain-containing protein — protein: MTRTTATHQDLDWLLDGLVDSVAETRNAVLLSDDGLVVSHSRTIDRADAERLAAICTGQQSLARGVGQLFDGGGVHQVIVELADLWLFIISAAQGTHLAVIASQEVDAEIMSLAMHNLVQQVGQKLGTPARGEFDAFGSGNGQRA
- a CDS encoding nitrate- and nitrite sensing domain-containing protein — translated: MSLRTALLVLAIVPGVALAALWAVTSGQMLLDFQRQAAQGQLAQKAGQPSNIVYYNLQEERRLSAEALARHKGSTDALEQQRKKTDEAIKSFQSLSDVATGDAPAEVRAAVATAREAINRLPAQRTLVDEGGNDQQKVVYGYYTDLIAVDLELFTALSHVDNGRITTLSQPLVDLFWTKEMISRSDALLARGWSEGKLSSEDLRQVREAVSGQSLQYSTKVVPYLPSDEKAMWEEITRSPAWQTKTRVENEVLRPAGADAAGFVEVGAEEKTWRAAMDELSPRIEKLLEHRTALVVEEGKGSVMSLLFKMVLTTVVGLVAVIAVIWTTWRLTRNLRRRIGRLQERAEELEKALPDVVERLGKGERIDVEAEARAIERDDKGDKGDELTQLGDALNLARTSALAAAVKQADQHRGFERLLQRIARRTQQLIGQQLKKLDELERKHEDPEVLDGLFDLDHLTARLRRYEENLVILAGGSPHRRWRKPVPLLDVMRSAQGEVQDYQRVVLDLDGSPWLSERAVGPVSHVLAELMENALSFSRPPSPVEVRAAKVSRGLAIEVEDRGLGMEEDQLAAANELMVRPPRMDVLAHSDDIRLGLYVIARLADQHGLRVEFRSSPYGGTRVVVLVPDELTVSEPQSGPVGVPSSAPAPAAPAAAQAPGDALPTRVQGQALAGVTALNAAGAPYATPEQPYAAPENPVPAQDEPYGAPTDPYNASPAPASPTASRTAHETPYNAAEQPYMTAAGQYPVDQPPYPMPQETYAMPEEPYPAPQQPYAAPYPSGAGTDRPRLPIPGPRQSGPDVARPAQLPVSVPDHPAPPEPDALRPESGSGRPALPAPGAEPPLPRRVRQASLADELRIAPAARPAAATPPGPSENSQPRPAPRRAGAAIGAFQRRSRAARAIDGTTTQPAPPATPLPTREERS
- a CDS encoding Na+/H+ antiporter subunit A, giving the protein MTALIVCHFVLAACARPLVRALGTRAFVVLALPPAAATVWAATQWNTAASGGSVTWSWRWMPAYDVTVDLRLDALAELMVLLAAGIGTLVLLYCASYFTDGTPQLAGFAGNLLAFAGAMLALVLADDLISLYVFWELTTVFSYLLIGYDSEQKHSRRCALQALTVTTLGGLAMFVGFLMIGQSAGTYRISAILADPPPTSLAVSVAVVLILCGALSKSAIWPFSLWLPNAMAAPTPVSAYLHAAAMVKAGVYLVARLAPGFADVPVWRPVVIVLGAATMLLGGWRALRLNDLKLVLAYGTVSQLGFLTLLAGVGNRDTALAAAVMILGHALFKAPLFLVTGIVDHAAGTRDLRRLSGVGRTLPHVCAVAMLAAASMAALPPLLGFAAKEAAFEALLHGDTADRWALGVTVAGSALTVAYTVRFVWGAFARKPGVEDTPVHQVGPWFLAPPAVLAVCGLVLGPGVGWTDRLLGAYADAFPPSAHPYHLALWHGFGTALLLSAAALAGGVLLFAARTTVTRLSRRIAWPTADSVFGHLLLGLDRLSLQLTGFVQRGSLSMYLATTLLVMLAGQLTVLGVDRPWHGAAAPKIWDFPLQGAVAVLTCAAALLCLTVSRRMKAVVLAGLTGYGAALLFVVQGGPDLALTQFCVETVSMIVFVLVLRRMPVHFQESVGSWRRAVRIPVALAAAATLGVVVWVAAAARTAKPAGAAMVEETAHHGLKDVVATILVDLRAWDTMGESAVLAAAAIGVTSLIYLHRHAEGPSLREEARGRTAWSLTAPEMTGLPHGDEGAPERGWLAAGSTLAPEHRSIVFEVVARLLFHPVLVLSLYLLFCAENMPGGGFVGGLVGGLALITRYLAGGRFELAEAAPLQPGLFTGLGLFISTSVALLGLTEGTVLDAWTHHGRLPLIGAYHLGTPVLFDFGVYLLVLGVVLDIVRALGAKIDRQIERAAFERAAAARTGTPPGAAPGTGGPTG